Within the Micromonospora citrea genome, the region CGCGCTGCGGGAACGCCTCCTCGTGGAGTTCGTCGGCCTGCTGCAACGCCCGACGTACTGAGGCCCGGCGGGGTGGCGGACACCGCGCCGGGCCCGGTCACCGCCAGTTGATCGTGGCGGTGTTGTTGTCGCGGTCGGGTTCGATCAGGTGGTGGCCGCCCGGTCCGTACGGGACCACGCTCACCTGCGCCGAGCCCGCGGCGAGGGCCGACCCCGGTGGCACCCGCAGCTCCAGCCGGAGGCGGACCTCGCTGCCCGGCGCGATCGGGCCGAGCCGGCAGACGAGCGGGGCGGCCCTCAGCCCGGTGTCGTCGGCGCAGGCCGTCGAGCCCCCGACGAGCCGCAGTTGCCCCGGCAGGTCGAGGTCGAGGACCGCCCTGGTCACCTCCCGGCCACGCAGGTGCCGGACCAGCACCTCCACGGTGCCCGACCGTGAGCCGTCCTCGGCCGTGCTGAGCGTGAGGTCCGTCGCGGAGACCGCGAGGTCGGCGAAGTACGGGTTCGGGCCGAACGTGGTCGGCCCCTCCACCTGCGTGAACCGCCCGTCGCCCCAGCGGTAGCCGCGCCACTGCCGCTGCGACCAGTCGAGCGGCCAGCCGCCGCCCGGGGCGAGGTCGGCCACCTGCACCCGCACCAGGCCGCCGGGGGTGACCTCCAGGTCGGTGATCCACTGCGGTGTCTCGCGCGCGGTGGTCGCCACCCGGCCCAGGGTGACGATCCCGCCGGCCGGATCGCGGTCGAACGCGACCACCTGCATCGGCCCGCCGGTGCCGCGCAGACATTGCGTCAACGCGACCGTCTCGGTCGCGCCGTCTCGGTCGACGTCGCCGTACGCGAGCCCCAACAGCACGTTCGTCTCGTCCCGGGTCGCCTCGCCCACCAGTCGGGCGCCTTTGGTCGGGCAGGCCGAGCCGGGCCGCCACTCCGGCAGCGACACCGGTGTGGCGAGCAGTTGTGCCCGGCTGATCCGGCCGTTGGGGGCCGCCGGAGAGGAGCCGGCGCCGGTCGGTGTCGGCGGCGCCGACGAACCGGCCGAGGTGCTGGGCGCCGGGGAGCCGGACGGGGTTCCGGTGGGCTGCACCGGTCCCGGCGGGGGAGCCGGATCGGTCAGCGCCGCGTACCCGACGACGGGGCCGGTCCCCAGCGCCAGGGCCGCCGCGACGGCCGTGCCGAGTGTCCGGCGCCGGCGCTGCCGCACGCGCCGGCGGACGGCCGCCGGGCCGGGCGGCTCGACCTCGGCCAACACCTCCGTGCGGTACCGGGCGAAGCGCTCGGCGAAGACCACTGCCTCGTGTTCAGACATCCTGTGCCTCCTCGGTGTCCCGCAGGGAAGCGGCGAGCGAGGCCCGCCCCCGGTGCAGCCAGGACTTGACCGTCCCCTCGGCGACGTGTTCCTGCGCGGCGATCTCGGCGACGGTCAGGTCGGCGAGGTAGTGCAGCACCACCGCCCGGCGCTGCCGGGGCGGCAGCAACGCCAACGCCGCCTCCAGCGCCACCCGGTCCGGCGTCGGGCCCGCCACCTGCGCCTCCACCCGCCGCTGCCGGAGCAGGTGGTCGCGGGCGGTCCGCAGCCGCCGCCACCGGCTGCGGGCGAGGTTCCAGGCCACCCGCCGCACCCAGGCCACCGGGTCGTCGTAGTGGACCAGCCGGTTCCACCGCGCCAACGCCCGGCAGAACGCCTCCTGCGCCAGGTCCTGGGCCTGGCCCAGGTCCCCGGTGTACGCGCAGAGTTGCGCGGTCACGCTCCCGAAGTGCGCGTGGTAGAAGGCGTCGAAGACGAGCGGGGAGTCGTCCCGCTTCTCGACCGGCGGTGGTTCGTTCGCGCGGGCCCCCATCGTCACTGTCACTGCCCCTCCCCGTCGGGCCACTCTGGTGTCTGGCGCCGGTAACACCCCGCCGGCAGACGACGGGTTGCGGCACCGCGCCGTCGGGCATCCGACGGCGCGGGCCGTTCCCGCCACCCCGATCGTCGTCGCGTCGGCGGCCGCCGGGGTGCCCCACGGGCCGGCGGCGCCGCGCCGTGCGCCGAGGGGCACCCCGAACACGGACGTGCGGCCGTGGGCGCACCACGGCCGCACGCCCGTCGATCGTCGTCAGTCGCCGGCGACGGC harbors:
- a CDS encoding sigma-70 family RNA polymerase sigma factor, translating into MTVTMGARANEPPPVEKRDDSPLVFDAFYHAHFGSVTAQLCAYTGDLGQAQDLAQEAFCRALARWNRLVHYDDPVAWVRRVAWNLARSRWRRLRTARDHLLRQRRVEAQVAGPTPDRVALEAALALLPPRQRRAVVLHYLADLTVAEIAAQEHVAEGTVKSWLHRGRASLAASLRDTEEAQDV